The Lycium ferocissimum isolate CSIRO_LF1 chromosome 8, AGI_CSIRO_Lferr_CH_V1, whole genome shotgun sequence DNA segment atatttagatctcatttagctattataaacaaaagtacgcaaacaattaacttttgtactttttatgttataaacgaagAATTTTCTCCAAACTTGTGGgttgtttcataaattctagtctcttagtgataatataacgctTGAACTGACGAAGAATTTTCtccaaactttcagcaaaaggaaattcaatagctttccctTGAAGGTTGTCTAAGTGCTTAACGTATTTACTCTTCTATCTCCAAGTAATAGCATAGTCGAGGCTCTTACTATCGACACTTTTGttgtcacataatatatttcctacaaaatattattacaaacTATTTAATTATGGTTGTTatagaggtaattttacaaagagtgtaccgctataatgGATGTCATTGCTATTATAGACAGAATGCTactatagagaagtaaaatataacatgaaaaattggtTCCGGAAAAAATCAggccgttatagtgaaatgccATTATAACGAATggcaattatagagaggttcGACTATATAACACAGTTGGACGTCAACTTAGAAACTAAGATTTTTTATTGCTTCTAACATGATTAAATCAGCAATATATATATCCACTAGTATAATTATTCTTCTCCACAATGAATATAATTCTCTGGTTGAATATTCCCATTGTTACTTTTTATTTCCAATATGAATCTTTATTTTAGAAGGACACCAAGTAATTCCACTGCGACAGGCATGATTATAAAGTCTATTGTCAACAAAACACCATACAAACCCACTACTTTTGGTATAAATGATTTTACGTGTTCTCTTCTATGTAATAAaattaatcattggtcaaagtttTGTTAACCATTTTCCATCTAAGTCTATTGGTGTCTCAAAAAGAAGATTTATTCGTCTACTATATTTTCTCTtgggttatttttttttcccctaatTATATCTATATGTGACTCCATCATTATGTGATTTTCCCATAATTATAAGGGTTGGCCTAAGTCCATATCTATTCCATCATTTTATATGATACTATTACGtacaataaaaaaattaaggccTAATATTAAAATTTGACTTTAGGACATCAAATTTGTTCTGCTCCTGCACGGATCTACCACCGCCCTACTATATTCTACTTTAATAAGAATATCTGCGAAAATACTGCTAATAAATgagttcatgaaaatttggaggCTGACCATATATAAGAGCTACACACGAGGCTTGGTCCCAAGATATACGATGTAGTAATTCTCATTCAGTTCTTCGATTTTATGTTTTACTCTAATATTAattataatacataaaaataaacaataaacaaaacaaaataaagagtAATAGATTAGCATGCAAATTCTCGATCGGTCTGCAGTTCTATCTTTTTGAACAAAATAGTCTATTTTTCGATGTTCATAGGCTTTTTCTTTTCAGATCAACTTCGAATAATTATGGATAATATAATACATTTTTACAATCTCATTGCAATTTAACCTTGTATACATAGCGAAATATAGCTCAACACGTGGCATGATGGGAATGAAACACGTGGCTTAGTCGTTTGGTTTGGTCGGGACGAGAGATCCCGAATAAACCCGGAGAAATTCTTCGGTCTAGTTGGCCCGGGTCATTTATGGAGGATCGACGTTACATGACCGGCCCGGATTCGAAGCAAACGTTACGCCTTAGAATTAAAGTAGCATTTATTGTCTATTATTACTCATTATTAGAATTAAACTACATCTCAATGCTGAGAATTGcaactataaaaggagccaAAAGCTCTATGTAATGATCATCGAATACCATTTTTACTACATTCAGAAATTCAACTTATAcagtttaaacaaacaaaattGTTCTTTTATTGATTAGTTACTTCGAGTTTTTATTTCAGCTAGGCTCAGAGTTCCTCCGAGGAGATATTCATTAAAGGATAATCTCCGAGACTGCTCCGGCCCAGACTTATTTACTGCTTTAGAACTTCATATTTACTTGATTTTTCTACTTGTTATTAGCTATTCATTCCTtatttataacaaatcaattcacgtatcctttaaaccacaaacaaatttaattgtACTCTTTTTAGGGTAAACAAACCTACTGTAAAAGGTTATTTGTCTTATTTATCAAGTTATTACTATTAATTTTACTTATTATGAATAATTACTTATAATTACCTTTGAAATAATTTGATAGTGAAAAAAATTACACCATCAATGTACAAAGGTTAAACTCTTACATTTGAACATGATTTGGTTAAAATTCGAAAGAacgtatatttattttaaactcGAAATAGAAAAGAAAGTTATATAGAATTTGATCCTAGTCATTCAAATTCAGCTATTGAATCCGTGAATCTAGCGTTGGCTGACTTCCACTAATAAatggggaaaaaagaaaaattgaggacacaacacatacacacacagcGAGATTCCTCAAATtattaccccaaaaaaaaaaagaaaaaaaaaagagagagattcatcaaaaaaaaaaaaaaaatcatctagaTAACCAGAACCAAAattttgtgttttattttattttcacttattattcttttttccaTCTTTTAATGAAAGTCATCCCCGGGCCCCGGCTAGATTTGCGGATTCAACAATGTTTTCTTAATCCTGACAATACAGACTTCTCAAGGGGAAATTTTagcatataaaaataattataggGAATTAATTTGGAAAAGTAATTAATGCCTATGTAAATCAAAGAATCAACTCAGCAATTAATTgattaacttcttcttttttccaattttaaCCATCCGGTATCAAAGCATGTTGGCCCGACAAATACGAAATAGACTTGACTTCGAGACATCTGGTTAACAGTAAAGATCAGATTTAGACTTTCAATTATCCAATCACAATTCTCGGTAGAGTCAGAGCTAGAGTTCTAGCTATGATTTCGATAGAACCCAATAGCTTTGGccaaaattatatatttgtgttgaGAAATGAGTTGAATATGTAGAAATAATTTATCAAAACGCAGTGAGCTATAGAATTAAAAACTATAAACTCAATTTATAGTCTCCGGCCCGGTGATGCTAATAATTAATTTACAACTACAAAGAAAGGAGCAAACTAATGAAAAGACAGAATGATTTAGAAAATGGAAAAATCCAAAGTGAAGATGCTAAAATCAATTCTCTTTTCATACAATTCATAAGGTAAAGTCTCCGAAATCAACCTTATCACTAGAGGAGGAAATGGTAAACGAAGACTCAGCTAGTCCAAAACTGTCTCATTTCATTGTATATAACACCACATTTGTTCCTTGGCTTAATTCCAAGCCTTGTTGGAAGTCAATCTAGTCTATTTTATTTGCCACTATTTTATACATTGTGCTAGCTAGATCATTAGTCTAAAATTTCCCAATACCTTCCTTATTGCTAGTATAAATATCAACCCTCTTTCCACTCTCTTCCATGCATTAAttcactttttcttcttctctcctaTATCGAATTCCAGTAACTAGCACAAAATCacacacaaacaaaaaaaactttagCAAATGGAGTCTCAAGCTAATGTTCCTAGATGGACACCTAGTCCAAATAGATCACCACATAGACGTCATGAATCAGAGACAAATGAAAGTGTTAGCTTTGAAGAAGATATTTCTTTTAACAACAAAAATCCAACCAAAAATTTCCCATTTAGTACAAGTCCACCACCTAATATTGGTGATATTGAAGCACCATCACTAAGGGTTGATTCTGAAATAAAAAGGTCCTTAGAGATGGAAATTTATTATGAAGCACCACCACAAACTAGTGTTCCTCCTCTGATTAGTACTAGTAATTTTGCATATGATGATGTGCCTTTGAGTACATTGATGTTTAATAAAGGTGGTCATGAAGGTATTTCTTTAACATGGAAGGACTTGTGGGTAACTGTGCCTGACAAGAATACTGGAAGGAGAGCTATATTGCAAGGGCTTACTGGTTATGTTCAACCTGGTGAAGTTTTGGCCATTATGGGTCCTTCTGGTTGTGGCAAATCCACTCTTCTTGATACTCTAgcaggtatttttttttttaccaatatTACTTGTTTTTTATTCGGTTTAGTCATTTGGTATCTGAAATTTTATAGACCAGTAATTTAAATTTGTACTGGGGATTAAAACTCTCCTAGCAAaactttttttattcttaaaactCGAACCAATACTATAGTTAGGGCCAGAGGGATTAAACCATTGCGTTTACATTCCTAGCTAGCTTGGTGATTATTTTGATGCCAGGGATTGGTCATCTAGTCctaaaaacaattttttaaagaaaaatcactGAATTTACTGACAAATACTCCTTCTTGATAAAAagtattttctctattttaatttatacatgtctttattttactttttaatttgttttaagaaaatgccTAAAATAGTATAGTTGGTAAAAATTGGAACATTCTGCTTAAAATTATAGTATTATAGAATTGGCTTATGCACTACTACACCACGTACTACACGGATGGCTAAGGGTCCACAGATTTTGACCCAAAACACCACCGAGTTGAGTATTTTCCGTTAAattaaatgaatgaaaagacgTAAGggaaaagaatgttttagtcAACTAGAAAGAGATTTTTTTATCGTGTACGATATTAGTTTTGTACTCCGACTAATTGAAATTTATGCCGGCTAagattcatttaaaaaaaaaaaaattatcaagatTTTTTCATCCTCAGGGCTCAACTCTGATTAAGTGTGTGAATCGTATTCATCGTACCACAGTCCCTACTGGTGCTAAACAGAGACCCGGCTGTATCGACAGCTAGTAGatacattaaaaataaaaaaataaaaaactgaggaacaaaaacaagaattaacgtttaagttttttttaaaaaaaacaagaaatgaAGTTTATGAATCTGATTATAAGGTGGACTTAATACAATTGCAGGGAGATTGGAGTCCAACACAAGACAAACTGGAGAAATTCTCATCAATAGTCGGAGGCAATCACTTGCTTTTGGCACTTCGGTATAATAATTATCTCACCCTTTTTTTCCcgagtttaatttttatatactgtCAGTCATTACTAGAAAATCACTATTTCCCACTGTAATTTTTCACTAAAAAATGTTCAGTGCTATTCCCATAAAAATcaatgagaaaagaaaaaacagtaATGTTTTCACACGAAAAAATTAGATTGTTTCCCAACGTTTTAATAGTAACTTGTTTCCCATCATGCGTTTTCTCAGCGAGTTGGTTTAGTGGGAATGAGGTGGGGAAAATCGTGTTTGAAGAACAAATTTCTCATTGATTCGCTGTGGGAAAAATCTCTTTTCTAGTAGTGAGTGTAATCAACACTAAATATACTTTTTTCTAGCTACtaaatgtttcattttattttattttcaaaggcATATGTGACACAAGATGACACGTTGATGACAACACTAACAGTGAGAGAAGCAATCTACTACTCAGCTCAACTCCAATTACCTGATTCAATGTCAAGATccgagaagaaagaaagagcaGAAGCAACAATAAGAGAAATGGGGTTACAAGATGCAATGAACACAAGAATTGGTGGATGGAGTGTTAAAGGATTGAGTGGTGGACAAAAGAGAAGAGTTAGTATTTGTATTGAAATACTAAAACGCCCAAAGCTTCTGTTTCTTGATGAGCCAACAAGTGGACTTGATAGTGCTGCTTCTTATCATGTGATGAATAGAATAGTTCAATTGGCTAAACAAGATGGAAGGACTGTTGTGGCTTCTATTCATCAGCCTAGTAGTGAAGTTTTTGAACTTTTTCATAATCTTTGCCTTTTGTCCTCAGGCAGAACTGTCTACTTTGGTTCCATTACTGGAGCAAATGAGGTATCACACTCTTTCCGGAGTTTAACTTCTATACGCcgataatataaaatattttatactattaaatcttttaaatgataattacTTATAACTATAAAAGGGTTGAATTTTAACTTGCACAAAATTTGCTTGTGAGTTTTGACGCTGGACATGTCAATTTGAGCTAAACAAGTTGTCGTGACACGAATCGCCCAActcaatatatattttttttaatgaccaTCTAACCAACCAACTCCAAAAAtttatgtttctttgttttGATAAGCTTTTTTAAAGACAATTTAAGCTTTGCCCAAATTGACTCAAAACTTTTAGATGAACTAACTTGGGTTATTCTCAAATTCACCTTACAATGAATATATGCTAGCCTTACCCAGCTAAGGCAGGTTATAAGTAATATTTTCATAAGCTAAATTTGACACCCTGCTCGATATTTAGTATTTAAGAAAAAGACTAAGCTAGAATCTAATGAatctttaattccaatttttcttgcAGTATTTTGCTTTGAATGGGTTCCCATGTCCAACAATGAGAAATCCATCTGATCACTACCTAAGGACAATCAACAAGGACTTTGATGTTGTAAGTATCCAatagcttcttcttcatttaAAATCTAATTATTTGCAGAGAAATTAATTACTATAGTCTATAGCATTGTTAGAGATAATTACGTACTCATGAGGGACTAATTGTCTCATTGTCCATTTTGACCTTAATTATAATATTAGGATATCGAAAAAGGAGTTAGTGGAAAAATCACTGCGACAGAAGCAATCAACATTTTGGTTAAGTCATACAAGACCTCACAGGG contains these protein-coding regions:
- the LOC132068475 gene encoding ABC transporter G family member 1-like, whose translation is MESQANVPRWTPSPNRSPHRRHESETNESVSFEEDISFNNKNPTKNFPFSTSPPPNIGDIEAPSLRVDSEIKRSLEMEIYYEAPPQTSVPPLISTSNFAYDDVPLSTLMFNKGGHEGISLTWKDLWVTVPDKNTGRRAILQGLTGYVQPGEVLAIMGPSGCGKSTLLDTLAGRLESNTRQTGEILINSRRQSLAFGTSAYVTQDDTLMTTLTVREAIYYSAQLQLPDSMSRSEKKERAEATIREMGLQDAMNTRIGGWSVKGLSGGQKRRVSICIEILKRPKLLFLDEPTSGLDSAASYHVMNRIVQLAKQDGRTVVASIHQPSSEVFELFHNLCLLSSGRTVYFGSITGANEYFALNGFPCPTMRNPSDHYLRTINKDFDVDIEKGVSGKITATEAINILVKSYKTSQGCQQVQRRVLEICQQNGGEEAKKGSQASFITQCMVLTRRSFVNMYRDLGYYWLRFAIYIALCLCVGTIFHDIGHDYGSIQARGSMLMFVAAFLTFMAIGGFPSFVEDMKIFTRERLNGHYGVAAFVVGNTFSSIPYLAMISVVPGAMAYYLVGLQKGFDHFAYFALMLFATMMLVESLMMIVASIVPDFLMGIITGAGIQGVMMLNGGFFRLPDDLPKPFWKYPMYYIAFHKYANQGFYKNEFLGLNFPNEQIRGPSIISGDEILRNVWQVQMGYSKWVDVAIVFGMVILYRFMFLGIIKTVEKVKPMIRAFMARSSKNPTHAEDPDA